One segment of Candidatus Paceibacterota bacterium DNA contains the following:
- a CDS encoding DUF305 domain-containing protein: protein MNSKISFILIGVVGIFIGILIAPIFSGNLMMGFTPGKKLAPTTSLGNIDRHFIEEMIPHHNGAIAMAELALERSGREEIRSLSEDIIKAQTLENNQMKEWYQAWFGGEVPESFSGMSGMMHGQMPMHMEGMEGDIEALLRAENFDLEFLRQMILHHEMAIMMARMLSTGSVRSEMQILADQIITSQSEEIEIMRNWQKEWSKK from the coding sequence ATGAATTCAAAAATTTCGTTTATTTTAATAGGAGTTGTCGGAATATTTATCGGCATTTTAATTGCACCAATTTTCTCCGGTAACCTGATGATGGGATTTACTCCCGGCAAAAAATTAGCACCCACTACTTCTCTAGGAAATATAGATAGACACTTTATTGAGGAGATGATTCCTCATCATAATGGTGCTATTGCTATGGCAGAGCTCGCTCTTGAACGTTCAGGGCGGGAAGAGATTAGATCCTTATCTGAAGATATTATTAAAGCCCAGACTTTGGAAAATAATCAGATGAAAGAGTGGTATCAAGCTTGGTTTGGCGGAGAAGTTCCGGAAAGTTTTTCGGGAATGTCCGGTATGATGCATGGCCAAATGCCTATGCATATGGAGGGAATGGAGGGAGACATTGAAGCTCTACTAAGAGCAGAAAATTTCGACCTTGAGTTTTTAAGGCAAATGATTTTACACCATGAAATGGCTATTATGATGGCCAGAATGCTATCTACCGGAAGTGTCCGGTCAGAAATGCAAATTTTGGCTGACCAGATTATAACTTCTCAATCTGAAGAGATTGAAATTATGAGAAACTGGCAAAAAGAATGGTCTAAAAAATAA
- a CDS encoding metal-sensing transcriptional repressor, which yields MKAEYKNKAKRRLKIIEGQIRGLQKMVENDKYCVDIIVQAEAVKEALSGIEDLILENHLSTHVMEQMKSGKESKATKEILLLYKLSRKK from the coding sequence ATGAAAGCTGAATATAAAAACAAAGCCAAAAGACGACTTAAGATAATTGAAGGGCAGATCAGAGGTCTACAGAAGATGGTCGAGAATGATAAATACTGCGTTGATATTATTGTTCAAGCAGAGGCAGTAAAGGAGGCGCTTTCTGGGATTGAGGATTTGATTTTGGAGAATCATTTGTCTACTCATGTTATGGAGCAGATGAAATCTGGAAAAGAGAGTAAAGCAACTAAAGAGATTTTGTTGTTATATAAATTATCAAGAAAGAAATAA
- a CDS encoding Fur family transcriptional regulator produces the protein MSNNKTKQDILKQNGLKVTSTRVWMLKLFKDSRAPLNAEKLHKKMAGRGADLATIYRNLETFLEKNLIRKVDLGGNFTSYELSENHHHHIVCKKCGLVEDFNLYPNKCVIDRISKKILRSSSYFDRIMEHSFELFGVCRKCQD, from the coding sequence ATGTCAAACAACAAAACAAAACAAGACATCCTGAAACAAAATGGTTTGAAAGTTACATCGACCCGAGTTTGGATGCTAAAATTATTCAAAGACTCTCGCGCCCCTTTAAATGCCGAGAAGCTCCATAAAAAAATGGCTGGCAGAGGTGCGGATTTGGCCACCATTTACAGAAATCTTGAAACTTTTCTGGAGAAAAACCTTATCCGCAAAGTAGATCTGGGCGGAAATTTTACGTCGTACGAATTAAGCGAAAACCACCATCACCACATCGTCTGTAAAAAATGTGGTTTAGTCGAAGATTTTAACCTCTACCCGAACAAATGTGTCATTGACCGTATCAGCAAAAAAATCCTGCGTTCGTCATCTTATTTTGATAGAATAATGGAACACTCTTTTGAACTATTCGGGGTGTGCAGAAAATGCCAAGATTAA
- a CDS encoding ZIP family metal transporter: protein MLTFYILLSVFAVSLISLIGALTLSFQKEFLQKILFVLVGLAAGALFGDAFLHLIPEAFEHVENWVIISLMVLAGILTFFVLEKFLHWHHHHGVESVEECHTLEQMENHKGKIKPLGVLVLTSDSVHNLVDGVIIAASFFISIEVGIATAIAVALHEIPQEIADFGLLVHSGMSRLKALTWNFATALFAVLGASLTILFGVFLEPYIFHIGAFAAGAFIYIAGSDLVPEIHKTRNLKKSAIQFASIIVGILIMLSLVALEEGHHDEEEHNNFGEIVEIQTI from the coding sequence ATGTTAACTTTTTATATTTTATTAAGTGTTTTTGCTGTCAGCTTGATCTCTTTGATCGGAGCTTTGACTCTGTCTTTTCAAAAAGAATTTTTGCAAAAAATTCTTTTTGTGCTGGTCGGCTTAGCCGCTGGCGCTCTTTTCGGCGATGCTTTTCTCCATCTTATTCCGGAAGCGTTTGAACACGTTGAAAATTGGGTAATCATCTCTCTTATGGTTTTGGCCGGGATTTTAACTTTTTTTGTTTTAGAAAAATTTCTCCATTGGCACCACCATCACGGTGTTGAAAGCGTGGAAGAGTGCCATACGTTAGAGCAGATGGAAAATCACAAAGGCAAAATCAAGCCGCTTGGGGTTTTAGTTTTGACTTCCGACTCCGTTCACAATTTGGTTGACGGCGTTATAATTGCCGCAAGTTTCTTTATAAGCATTGAAGTTGGAATTGCTACCGCCATCGCCGTGGCTTTGCACGAAATTCCCCAAGAGATTGCCGATTTCGGGCTTTTAGTCCACTCCGGAATGTCGCGACTCAAGGCTTTGACTTGGAATTTTGCTACCGCCCTGTTCGCTGTTTTAGGAGCTAGTTTGACTATCCTTTTTGGTGTTTTTTTGGAGCCTTACATTTTTCACATCGGCGCTTTCGCCGCCGGCGCCTTTATCTATATCGCTGGTTCAGACTTGGTGCCGGAAATTCACAAAACTCGCAACCTAAAAAAATCCGCCATTCAATTCGCTTCTATAATTGTTGGAATTCTAATAATGCTTTCTCTCGTTGCTTTGGAGGAAGGACATCACGATGAGGAGGAACATAACAATTTTGGTGAAATAGTGGAAATCCAAACTATCTGA